In the Peptococcaceae bacterium genome, CGCCTGCCTGGAGGGAGATGAAGCCGCCCGCATGTTCATTGAAGCGGGGGAAGATGTGATTCATCATGGGCACGGAATAAGCCCCGACAAAGCTCAACTCATGGCTGAAAATGGGGTGGCCCTGGCGGTGACGCCTCATGCCGGGACAAGCAAAAAGCCGACCTCGCCGCAGGAAGTCTACGAGTTTTACAAAAAAGGGGTCAAGATAGCTGTGAAGTGTTGGTCTCAAAAAAATAAACAGGGCCAGGACCGCCCTGTTGTGGAATGAAAAAACCCATTGGAATCACTTGCAGGAGGAGTTTTGTTTCCGGCAAGTGATTTTTTTGTGGTAAATTGACAAAAAACATTTATTTTATGAAGGAATTATCAAACCACATATAGAAATAAAATATATGATATATTTTAAAGCGGAGGGGGACAACCCCTTTGACTTCAGTCATGTTGACAAGCGGGTGAGGAAAGTTGTTGAAGGGTATTCCCTGCATGATCATGCGCGGGGGAACAAGCAAGGGTCTTTTTTTCGCCGAGAAGGACCTGCCCCCGCCCGGCCCGGAGAGGGACCGGATGCTTTTGCGGGTGATGGGCAGCCCGGACGGCAGGCAGATTGACGGCCTGGGCGGCGCCGCGTCTGTCACCAGCAAGGTCGCAATCATCGCTCCTTCCGCGGCGGAAAACGCCGACGTAAACTACACGTTTGCCCAGGTGGCGGTGGACAAGGCGGTGGTCGATTACAAGGGCAACTGCGGCAATATCTCTTCGGCAGTCGGGCCTTACGCCATTGAGGCCGGTCTGGTAACGATCAGCGAACCGCGCACCGTGGTGAGGATCCTGAACACCAACACCAACAAGATCATCCATGCCGAAGTCCAGGTCAGAAGCGGGCAGGTTCTCTACGAGGGGGAATACAGGATCGACGGGGTGCCGGGAAGCGCGGCTCCCGTCAAACTCACGTTCTTTGACCCGGCCGGGTCCGTGACGGGTAAACTCCTGCCCACCGGAAACGCCGTTGACGTGCTCCGGGTGCCTGGAAGCGGGGAGATCGAGGTTTCCATAGTCGACGCGGCCAACCCGCTCGTCTTCGCCAGGGTGGAGGACGCCGGGCTTACTGGGTTGGAGCTTCCCGCGGAAATAGACTCATCGGAGGAAATCTTGCGGCGGATGGAGGCGATCCGGGCGGCTGCGGCCGTAAAGCTGGGCTTTGTCGCCAACGCGGAGGAAGCGGCCTTAAAATCGCCCGCCGTGCCGAAGATGACCCTGGTGACCCGGGCGAAGGCTTACGTCACCACGGAAGGGCGCCTGGTAAAGGAAGAGGAGATTGACCTCGTGGGGCGGATGATGTCCATGCAAAAAGCCCACAGGACCTACGCCCTGACGGGCGCGTTGTGCACCGCAGCGGCGGCGGCGGTCGAAGGGACGCTGGTTCAGGGACTGGTCTCCTTGCGCCTTGATGAGACGAGCCTCAGGATAGGGCACCCCGGCGGGGTCATCGAAGCGGGCGTGGAAACGGAGCGGCACCCGGGCGGGACGCGGCTGATTAGCGTGAGCGCTTACAGGACGGCGAGGCTGCTTATGAAGGGGACCGCTTATTACCTATAACAAATATAACGACAGGGTGGTGCAAACAGCGTGAGCAAATTCAAATACCTGCAGGTTGAAAGCCTGCCTGAGGCGTTTTCCATCCTCGACGAGTACGGGAAGTCGGCCGCTCTGCTGGCGGGCGGGACGGACCTGCTGATCAACATCAAAGAGGGTAAGATTATGCCGCGGGCCGTTATCCCTCTGAAGAGGATCAGGGCCCTGGCAGGCAGAATCACTCCTGAGAATGAAGGGCTGACCATCGGCGCGCTGGCAACTTTGAGCGAGGTGGCGGCGAACGAGACGGTCAGGGCCCGTTACACGGCTCTGGCCGAGGCGGCAGGCAAGATCGGCTCCAGGCAGGTCAGGAACTGGGCGACGATCGGCGGCAACATCTGCAACGCCTCGCCGGCTGCCGACACGGTACCCGCCCTTTTACTATTCGACGCGGAGATAAATATAACCGGGAAGCGCGGCCAACGCGCGGTACCCGCTGCTGCTTTCTTCCTGGGTCCCGGCAAAACCGACCTTAGAGAAGGCGAGATCGTTGAGTCGATCTTCCTGCCGGCCCCACCGCCGGAGTGCGGTTCTTGCTACCTGAAGCTCGGCCGGCGGGAAGGCGTTGACCTGGCCATTGTGGGGGCCGCCGCCCTGGTAAGCAGGGCGGGAGAGGTGCGGATAGCCGTCGGCGCCGCCGGCCCCACCGCTTTCAGGGCGACCGGAGCGGAAAAGCTGCTGGCCGGGAGGGCCGGCAGCGCGGAAGCCCTGGAAAAGGCCTTGCCGGAAGTTTCCGGCCAGGCACGGCCGATCACGGACATACGCGCGAGCAGGGAATACCGCCTGGCCATGGTTGAAGTCTTGACCAGGCGGGCCCTGGAAACAGCCGGGGACAGGCTCAAACAAAAGGAGTGAAGGAAGAATGGAGAGCACAAAAGTAATGGTGGAATTCACCCTGAACGGGAAAGCGCAAAAAGTGGCCGTCAAGCCCACGCACACCCTGCTGAAGGTTCTGCGCGACACTTTCGGCTTCAAAGGCACCAAGGCGAGCTGCGAAAAAGGGGAGTGCGGCGCGTGCACCGTGCTTTTGGACGGCAGGGCGGTCAATTCATGCCTGGTCCTGGCGCCGGAAGTTGACGGCCGCAGCGTGGTGACTATCGAGGATTTGAATAAAGATAATAAACTGGACCCCATCCAGGAAGCCTTCCTGGAGGAAGGAGCGGTGCAGTGCGGGTTCTGCACCCCGGGGATGATCATGGCGGCAAAGGCCCTGCTGGATGAAAACCCGGACCCGGAGGAAAGAGAAATAAAAGAGGCCCTGGCCGGCAACCTCTGCCGCTGCACGGGCTACACCAGGATAATCGGCGCTGTTTCCAAGGCGGCCCAGAAAAGAAAAGGAGCCGGCGCCGGCGAGCGATAAACCGGCAGTTGCCGCCGTGCGGCGGCGCGGCTTAAATCTGGAGAACGGGGTGGTGTTTATGAAATACATTGGCAAAGACGTGCCGCGGGTGGACGCGGTAAAAAAGGTCACCGGCAGCTTGAGGTTTGCCGTGGACGAAGGAGTAAACGGGATGCTGCACTGCAAGATCCTGCGCTCTAAGGTTGCCAGGGCCGTGGATTTGAAAATAGACACTGGTCCGGCCCGCGAGGTCCCGGGCGTCTACGCGGTGCTGGCCGGGGAAGACCTGCCGCAGCCGGTCCCGCGTTTCGGCCCGGTTTTGGCCGACTTCCCGCTGCTGGCGGACAAGGAGATTAAGTTCCACGGCCAGCCGCTGGCAGTGGTCCTGGCGGAGGACGAAGATGTTTGCGCGGCCGCGCTCCGGCTGATCAGGGTGGAATGCCGGGAACTGCCCGCCGTGACAAGCATCGAAGAAGCTTTGAAACCAGGGGCTCCCCTGGTTAACGCCGGGTCCAATGTCTTCAGCGAGTACAATTACGGCTGGGGCGACGTGGAGGGCAGCAGGAGCGAGTGCGCCTGCGAGCTTGAAAACGAGTACACCTTTCCCATGGTCCACCATTTTGCTCTGGAACGGTACTCGTGCCTGGCAATCCCTCTGGTCGACGGCGGCGTGGAAATAAGGACGCCCATCCAGAACCCCTTTATCCTGCGCCGGGTTGTCGCCGCCTGCCTGGGCCTGGAATACTCCAAGGTTCGGGTTGTGGCCACTGATATTGGCGGCGGGTTCGGCGGGAAAGGCTACGCCAAAATAGAACCGCTGGCGGCCTACCTGGCCCTGCGGACCGGCAGGCCCGTAAAGATCCTGCTTTCCACCGAAGAAGGCTTCTTCGCGGCGCGCCGCCTTTCTTCCCGCGTCAGGCTGAGGACGGGTTTTGACCGGGATGGGAAGATCATCTACCAGGACATCCTCGCCGATTACGCGATGGGGGCTTTCGTTGACGCGGCTCCCCGCATCGTCGCCAAGGCCTCCTTCCTGGCCTGCGGTCCTTACCGGACTCCTCATGCCCGCATCAGGGCAAGGGCCATCTACACCAACACCACGCCGGCCACGGCCTTCAGGGGATTCGGCATGCCCCAGCTGACCTGGGCCCTGGAGTCGCAAATGAACGAAGCGGCCGCCAGGCTGGGTATTGATCCTCTCCGGCTCAGGTTTATTAACCTGCCGCGCAAGGGCGAGGTCCTGATCCCCGGGGACACGCCGGTGGACGGGGACTGGCACGAAGGGCTGGCCAGGGCGGCCGAACTGATCGGTTGGGACAAGAAAGAGGAAGAGAAAAAGGAAAAAAACACGGGGCTGGGGATTGCCATCGGGATTAAAAACCCCATCCCGTCGAGTGTGTCCCACGCGCTTGTCAAGCTGCACTCCGACGGCAGCGCCACGGTGGCCGTGGGCACAACGGAGATGGGCCAGGGTGCAAGGACGGTGATGGCCCAGTTTGCCGCGGAAACCCTGGGCATCCCCCTGGAACGTGTCCATGTGGTGATGGGGGATACCCTGGCCGCTCCTTTTGACCTCTCGACAGCCGCCAGCAGGTCTTCCATCACCATGGGCCATGCCGTGGTAAGGGCCTGCCGGGACATCCTGGAACAGGTGAAGGAAATGGCGGCCGGGCTCGCTTCCCAAAAACCGGAAGCCGTGGTGATCGAAGAGGGAGTGGTGAAGGCCGGCGAGGTGAAGATGACTTACGCCGAACTCCTGGCCGCCTGTTACGGGCCGGCCATGGGAGAAGTGGTCGGCCGGGGGATTTACCAGGGCAAAAAGGCGCCCGGGCACCCGCTCGGCGGGCTGACCGATTTCTGGGAAGTCGTGTTCTGCGCGGCAAAAGTCAGGGTGGACAGGGAAACCGGCAAGGTCTCCGTCCTCAAACTGGTCAATGTCAGCGACATCGGAAAAGCGGTCAACCCCCTCCAGGCCAAAGGGCAGGAAGAAGGCGGGGCCGTCATGGGGATAGGGCACACCCTGATGGAACAGATGGTCTACGATGAACACCATTTGCTGGTCAACGGGAGCGCCCTGGATTACAGGATCCCGACCGCCCTGGACATACCGGAGGAGATCAAGTGCGCGTTCGTTGAAAACCAGGACGGGCCCGGTCCTTTCGGTCTCAAGGGAATAGGCGAAAGCGGCTGTTTCGCCACCGCCCCGGCCGTTGCCGGCGCGGTGTACGAAGCCGCAGGCGCCTTGATCCGGAACCTGCCGATTACCGCCGAACGCATCTGGAGAGAAATAAAAGAAAGGTAAAAGAGAAATAAAAGAGAGTTGAACAACGGGCGCCGGGGGGCGCCCGTTTTCGCACCACTTGCCGTCTTCTCCAAAATGCTGTATCCTATTGTTTTAGGAGCGGCTTCGCCGCGATAATGCGGGCAGCATAAGCAATCAAAAGGGGCTGAGCATAAATGGGTTTGAACCTCACGCAGAAAATAATCAAAGCGCACCTGGTCGAAGGAGAGATGAAGGCGGGCCGGGAAATAGCGATAAAAATCGACCAGACGCTTACCCAGGACGCGACCGGCACGATGGCCTACCTGCAGTTTGAAGCCATCGGCATCCCGCGGGTCAAGACCGAACTGTCCGTGAGCTACGTGGACCATAACACGCTGCAGGCCGGCTTTGAGAACGCCGATGACCATAAATTCCTGCAAACCGTGGCCGCGAAGTACGGGATACATTACTCGCGGGCCGGGAACGGCATCTGTCACCAGGTGCACCTTGAAAGGTTCGGCAAGCCCGGCAAAACCCTGCTGGGTTCGGACAGCCATACCCCGACCGGCGGGGGTTTGGGCATGCTGGCCATCGGGGCGGGCGGCCTGGACGTGGCCCTGGCCATGGCCGGCCAGCCGTTTTACCTGACCATGCCGGAGGTCATAAACGTTCGGCTTACAGGCAGGCTTGCTCCCTGGGTTTCGGCCAAGGACATCATCCTGGAGCTCCTGCGCAGGCTGACGGTAAAAGGTGGGGTGGGCAAGGTTTTTGAATACGGCGGCCCGGGTGTGGCTGAGCTGACGGTCCCGGAGCGGGCCACAATCACCAATATGGGGGCCGAGTTGGGAGCGACGACCTCCATCTTTCCGAGCGACGCCCAGACCCAAAAATTCTTGAAAGTGCAGCAAAGGGCGGCGGATTTTGTAGAATTGCTGCCCGATCCTGATGCCGCATACGACGGGACCATCGAGATCGACCTGTCCCTGCTGGAGCCGCTGGCGGCGAAACCCCACAGCCCCGACAACGTGGCGGCGGTGAGGGAACTGGAAGGGCAGAAAATCGACCAGGTATTTATCGGCAGCTGTACCAATTCTTCCTACGCCGACCTGGTCAGGGTTGCCCGCATCCTGAAAGGGAAAACGGTGCACCCGGATGTAAGCCTCTGCATAGCGCCCGGCTCGCGGCAGGTTTTTTACATGCTGGCCAAGGAGGGGGTCCTGGCTTCGCTTATCGCCAGCGGCGCCAGGATCCTGGAATCGGCCTGCGGCCCCTGCATCGGCGTCGGGCAGGCTCCCGCTTCCGGGGCCGTCTCTTTGAGGACATCAAACAGGAACTTTGAAGGCCGCAGCGGCACAGCGGACGCCAGGGTTTACCTGGCCGGGGCCGAAACCTGCGCGGTGGCGGCCCTGACCGGCTGCCTCACCGACCCCAGGAAAATGGGCGACCCGCCGGGTAAAACCATGCCTGAAGAATTTACAGTCGACGACAGCATGATCATCGAGCCGCCCAGGAACGGGAGCGCGGTAGAAGTTGTCAGGGGCCCGAACATAAAGCCGCTGCCGGATTTTGACCCCCTGCCCGGTAAGATTTCGGCAGCGGTGGTGCTGAAGGTGGGAGACAACATCACCACCGACCACATCATGCCCGCCGGCGCCCAGATACTCTCGCTCAGGTCAAATATCCCCGCGATCTCCAGGTACGTTTTCAGCCGGGTCGACCCCGCGTTTTACCAGCGCGTGGTCGAAGAAAAGGGCGGGATAATCGTCGGCGGCCACAACTACGGGCAGGGTTCCAGCCGGGAACACGCGGCCCTGGCTCCCAGGTACCTGGGCATAAAAGCCGTGCTTGCCAGGTCTTTTGCCCGCATCCACCTGCAGAATTTGATTAACTTCGGCATACTGCCGCTGACTTTTGCGGATGAAGGCGACTACGAAGCCGTAAACCAGGGGGACAGGCTGGAACTCGACAACCTTTTGGAGGCGGTGCGGCGAAACGAAATAACGGCCAGGAACCTGACGCGGGGCGCTTCCTTCAGGCTGAAGCATTCCCTTACGCCCAGGCAGGTGGAGATTGTAACGGCTGGCGGGCTGTTGAAATATGCCGGCTTAAACTTGAAAAAGTGATGTGCGCTGACTGGAGGAGAAGCAAATGGGAGAGAAAATAACGGTAAACAACGGTAAACTGAATGTCCCCGACCGCCCGGTGATCGTCTATATCGAAGGCGACGGCACAGGCCCCGACATCTGGCGGGCCACCCGCCGGGTGGTGGACGCCGCCGTGGCCAAGGCTTACGGCGGCCAAAAGAGCATCGCCTGGAAGGAAGCGCTGGCCGGCGAAAAAGCCTTCCGCCTGACGGGAGACTGGCTCCCGCCGGAAACCCTGGAAACCATCCGGGAATATGCCGTGGCCATCAAGGGTCCCCTCACCACTCCGGTGGGGGAAGGTTTTCGCAGCCTGAACGTGGCCCTGCGGCAGGAGCTGGACCTGTACGCCTGCGTCAGGCCGGTCAGGTGGATCAAAGGCGTTCCCTCGCCGGTCGTGCACCCGGAGTGGGTCGATGTGGTGATCTTCCGCGAGAACACCGAGGACGTCTACGCGGGCATCGAATGGGAAAGAGACAGCGCAGAGGCCGGCAAAGTCCGCCGTTTTCTCAACGAGGAAATGAACTGCGGCATTCCCGGCGATGCCGGCATCGGCATCAAATACATGGGGCAATACGCCTCTGAGCGGATCATGCGCAAGGCGATGCGGTACGCCCTGGAGAACAACCGCCGGCGGGTGACGGTGGTCCATAAAGGCAACATCATGAAGTACACCGAGGGTTCCTTCAAGAACTGGTGCTACGGACTGGCCAAACGGGAATTCGGCGGGGTCTTCGTCACCGAGGACGAGCTGGCGGCGGCCGGTGGCCGGATCCCGGAAGGCAAGATACTGCTCAACGACAGGATTGCCGACAACATGCTCCAGCAGCTCGTCACCCGGAGCAATGAATACGAAATCCTGGTTTGCCCAAATTTGAACGGGGATTATATCTCCGACGCCGCGGCGGCGCTGGTCGGAGGCTTGGGCATGGCCCCGGGCGGGAACATTTCCGATTCCGTGGCCCTGTTTGAAGCCACCCACGGCACCGCTCCCAAGTACGCCAACCAGGACAAGGCGAACCCCAGCTCGCTGATCCTTTCGGCGGTCATGATGCTGGAGCACATCGGCTGGAAAGAGGCTGCCGCCAGGATCGAGCAGGCCCTGGAAAAGACGATCCAGGAAAGGAAGGTCACCTACGACCTGGCCAGGCAGATGAAAGAGACCAGGGAACTGACCACCTCGGAATTCGCCCGGGCTGTTATTGAAAACATGTGATTTACATACATGTATGCTTGAATACAGGAGAGACTACGTGTATAATGTATACATAATACAAAACAAGCCGGAAGAAGAGGCGAAGAATACATAATACAGGGAGAATAATTGTTGGATTGTGCTTGAAAGAGACGGCGCAGATAAAGTATAATTTTATTATTTATAACCAACGGTGAGGAGTAATGGAGGTTAGACCATGGCCCAACAAAGAAGGAAAATAGGCATCACCGACACCACCTGGCGCGATGCCCACCAGTCCCTGCTGGCTACCCGGATGAAGACTGAACACATGCTGCCCATTGCCGCTAAAATGGACGAAGTCGGCTTTCATTCCATGGAGGTATGGGGCGGCGCCACCTTTGACAGCTGCATGCGCTTTCTAAACGAAGACCCCTGGGAACGCCTGGATAAGATCAGGAAGGCCCTTAAAAAAACAAAAATCCAGATGCTGCTGCGCGGCCAAAACCTTGTCGGCTACAAGCACTATGCCGACGACGTGGTCGAAGAATTTGTCAAAAAGGCTTTCGCCCACGGGATCGACATTTTCAGGATTTTTGACGCGATGAACGATGTCCGGAATTTGCAAAAAGCCATGGAAGTGGCCAAAAAAGAGGGAGCCAGCGTGCAGGCCACCATGTGCTACACGATAAGCCCGGTCCACGACCTCGGTTATTTCATGAAAATGGCCCGCAGCCTGGTGGATATGGGGGCGGACTCTTTTTGCATCAAGGACATGGCCGGCATCCTGAAACCTTACCCGGCGGCTGAACTCGTTGCCGAACTAAAGAAGGAGTTCCCTGAAATCCCCGTGCAGGTGCATACCCACTACACGAGCGGGATGGCTTCCATGATGTACCTCAAGGCCATCGAGAGCGGCGCCGATGTCATCGACACGGCCATTTCCACCATGGCCCTGGGCACCTCGCAGCCGCCGACCGAAACGATGGTGGCGACGCTGGCCGGCACGCCGTACGACACGGGCCTGAACCTGGAAGCGCTGAGCGAGATAGCCGATTACTTCAAGGACGTGCGCAAGGAATACAAGGAATTCGACGTGTACAAGGCCGGGGTGGATACCAATGTCCTCCTCTACCAGATACCGGGCGGGATGCTGTCCAACTTCATCACCCAGCTGCAGCAGCAAAACGCCATCAACAAGCTGCCCGAGGTGCTGGCCGAAGTGCCGCGGGTGCGCGAGGACCTGGGCTACCCGCCGCTTGTCACCCCGACCAGCCAGATAGTGGGGACCCAGGCCGTCATGAACGTGCTGCTGGGGCGTTACAAGATGGTGACGAACGAGGTGCGCGCGTATGTGAAAGGCTTGTACGGGGCGACGCCCGCGCCGGTCAACGAAGAAGTGAGAAAACTTATCATCAAGGACGAAGAACCCATCACCGGCCGCCCAGCCGACTACATAGAACCGCAGCTGGAACAGGCCGGGCGCGAGATCGGCATCTACTTGCAGAAGGAAGAGGACGTCCTCTCGTACGCGCTTTTCCCGCAGGTCGCCAGGCAGTTCTTGGAAGAGCGTTACGCCGCGAAAACCAATGTGGACTACAACCTGGCCCGCGAGAACGAAGCCAGCACGGGGGCCAAGGTCTATCCCCTGTAGGGGGCTGCCTGCCGGCATATGTCTTAAGAATATGAAAACCGTTTAAGCAGGAACAATTAACGAGAAATCCAGGAATAACATCCTGGATTTTTTTGTGCGACGGACAAAAACAGGCCTCCTCGCGCGAATCATATTACGATATGGTTCGCCGCATCTCCACCAGGTCGTGGTAACAGCGAGGGCAGTACTCGCCTTTATTGCTTATAAACACGCTCTTGTCTTCCGCCCAGGCCTCCTCAATCAAATCAAGCGGCTGACCGCAGCGGATGCAGCAGTTCGTTTCCCGCATCGACCTCACCTCTTTGAATATTCTTTCCGCGGTGGCAGGAGTTATGCGGCGGGAAAAGAATTAGTAATATAAAACAATATGACGACGAAATTAAAATTGTGGCGGGATAGGTATGGGAAAACTTAGCCTGGAAAAGATCATCTCCGAAACGCTGCAGGCGATTGAAAAGGGCAAAAGCCAGATCTACGACATCGCCGAGAACACGCGCAGCGAAAGCGAGAGGGTAAAAAAAGAACTGCAGGAAATCCAGGGCCAGATCATGCTGACTATCGACCAGGTGGATAACCTGGAGCGGGTTGAAAAGGCGGCCCGTATCCGCCTGATGGAGGTCAGCCGCCATTTTGACAGGTACTCGGAAGAGGAGGTCAGGGAGGCTTACGAAAGGGCTCGCAACCTCCAGGTGGAGCTTGCCTTGCTGCGGGAACGGGAAAGCCAGCTCAAACTGCGGCGCAATGAACTGGAAAGGAGCCTGCGAAAACTCGTCAGCACGCTTGAAAAGGCCGAGGGACTGATGACCCAGGTCGGCGTGGTCCTTGACTACCTTGGAGGAAACCTGAAGGTGATTAATAACGAACTGGAGGTAGTTAACCAGAGAAGGCTCCTGGCTCCCCGGATCATTCAGGCCCAGGAAGAGGAGCGAAAAAGGGTGGCCCGTGAAATCCATGACGGGCCGGCCCAGTCCATGGCCAACGTAGTGCTGCGGACGGAGGTGTGCGAGAAACTGATGGAAACGGACCTGGCCGCGGCCAGGAAGGAGCTGCGGGAACTGCGGGAGACGGTAAAGGGAAGCCTGCAGGACGTTCGCCGCATCATTTTCGACCTGCGGCCGATGACCCTGGACGACCTCGGCCTTTTGCCGGCACTGGGCCGTTACCTGGAGACATTGAAGGAAAGACACCAGATAAACATAGAAACCAAATTCAGCGGCCAGCAGAAGCGGCTCAGTTCAACCATTGAAGTGGCTGTTTACCGGGTTGTGCAGGAGGCAGTTCAGAATTCAATAAAACATGCCCACTCTTCGAAGATAGTGGTAAAATTAGAAATGGAGCCGCAAAGCGTTATTGTCTCCATTAAGGACGATGGAATCGGCTTTCAGGCCGAGGGCTACCTGGAGTCGCCCAGGGCCGACAGCTACGGCCTGCTGGGAATGAAGGAAAGGCTGGATATCCTGGGGGGACAGCTGTCCATAAAGTCGATCCCCGGTACGGGAACTGAAATACTGGCCATTCTCCCGTTAGACTAACCAAGGAGAGAGAAAAACATGGCGGAAGAGAAAATCAGGGTTGTTATTGTCGATGATCATCCCCTGGTCAGGGAAGGGCTGCGCAAAATACTGGAGATGAGCGACGAGATCGAAGTGGTCGATGAAGCCGGCGACGGGCAGGGCGCAATCAATGTAACGCGCAAGCAAAAGCCGGATGTGATCCTGATGGACATCAACATGCCCGGCACCAACGGCATAGAGGCCACCAGAGTGATTAAACGGGAGTTCGCTTCGGTGGGTATCATCGCCCTGACCATTCATGAGGAGGAAGAGTACATCCTGGAACTGGTCAGGGCCGGTGTTTCCGGTTATGTCCTCAAGGACATCGCGCCGGCCAAACTGCTGGAAACGATCAAAACGGTGGCGGCAGGGCAGTCCGTGATCGACCCCGGCATCACCAGCAAGGTGTTCGGCGAGTTGAACCGCCTAAGCCGTTCCCGCCGCGTGAAAGAGGAATGGGAGACCCTCACCGACAGGGAAATGGATGTTCTCAAACTTATCGCCCAGGGCAGGAGCAACAAGGAAATAGCCAAGCTGCTCACCATTAGCGAGAAAACAGTGAAAAACCACATTACCAACATTTTCAGAAAGCTGCAGGTTGAAGACAGGACCCAGGCCGTCCTTTTTGCCATCAAAAACCGGATGGTGGAACTCCAGTAGGAAAAAAACGCCTGCCCCGCGCATATACTACATTACCAGCTACTGTGGGGGAAACCGGAGTGGGCGTGTTGCAGCTTGTCTTGCTTAATCTGATCATACTGGTTTACGGGGTGTACCGCGCCCGGGAGGAAATGCGGCGGCGGGATTTTCCGCCGCTGTGCATGATCCTGGGGAAAGATGAAAACGTGTATATTGAAGGCGTGGTGAGGCATACGACCGCCTGGATGAGGAGGCGCGGCGTTCCTAAACGCCTTGTTTTGTTTATCGAGGCCCCCGGCGGCGAAACAGCCGTGATTGCGCGAAAACTGGCGCAGGATTTGTCGATTATTGCCTGGGAAATGATGTTTGGGGCGGAAATCCAGGAATTTATCGGCAAGCGCGAGCCTCTCGTGAAAATCCTCGACTTGCGCGGGGTAAAGGGACAAAACAGGCCTTGCGGGCTGGTAGAAAAATGGTTGAGGGACGGTG is a window encoding:
- a CDS encoding oxaloacetate decarboxylase subunit alpha; its protein translation is MAQQRRKIGITDTTWRDAHQSLLATRMKTEHMLPIAAKMDEVGFHSMEVWGGATFDSCMRFLNEDPWERLDKIRKALKKTKIQMLLRGQNLVGYKHYADDVVEEFVKKAFAHGIDIFRIFDAMNDVRNLQKAMEVAKKEGASVQATMCYTISPVHDLGYFMKMARSLVDMGADSFCIKDMAGILKPYPAAELVAELKKEFPEIPVQVHTHYTSGMASMMYLKAIESGADVIDTAISTMALGTSQPPTETMVATLAGTPYDTGLNLEALSEIADYFKDVRKEYKEFDVYKAGVDTNVLLYQIPGGMLSNFITQLQQQNAINKLPEVLAEVPRVREDLGYPPLVTPTSQIVGTQAVMNVLLGRYKMVTNEVRAYVKGLYGATPAPVNEEVRKLIIKDEEPITGRPADYIEPQLEQAGREIGIYLQKEEDVLSYALFPQVARQFLEERYAAKTNVDYNLARENEASTGAKVYPL
- a CDS encoding histidine kinase; translation: MGKLSLEKIISETLQAIEKGKSQIYDIAENTRSESERVKKELQEIQGQIMLTIDQVDNLERVEKAARIRLMEVSRHFDRYSEEEVREAYERARNLQVELALLRERESQLKLRRNELERSLRKLVSTLEKAEGLMTQVGVVLDYLGGNLKVINNELEVVNQRRLLAPRIIQAQEEERKRVAREIHDGPAQSMANVVLRTEVCEKLMETDLAAARKELRELRETVKGSLQDVRRIIFDLRPMTLDDLGLLPALGRYLETLKERHQINIETKFSGQQKRLSSTIEVAVYRVVQEAVQNSIKHAHSSKIVVKLEMEPQSVIVSIKDDGIGFQAEGYLESPRADSYGLLGMKERLDILGGQLSIKSIPGTGTEILAILPLD
- a CDS encoding response regulator transcription factor, which translates into the protein MAEEKIRVVIVDDHPLVREGLRKILEMSDEIEVVDEAGDGQGAINVTRKQKPDVILMDINMPGTNGIEATRVIKREFASVGIIALTIHEEEEYILELVRAGVSGYVLKDIAPAKLLETIKTVAAGQSVIDPGITSKVFGELNRLSRSRRVKEEWETLTDREMDVLKLIAQGRSNKEIAKLLTISEKTVKNHITNIFRKLQVEDRTQAVLFAIKNRMVELQ